In Vanessa atalanta chromosome 17, ilVanAtal1.2, whole genome shotgun sequence, one DNA window encodes the following:
- the LOC125070565 gene encoding pro-epidermal growth factor-like gives MRAKGSSSKFESGHVIASRISYKSPSNVKIVHSPRAASVRSQRTMQSLVVWWAVVSAAWALAGACSSSISKRPARPARPQRPPPQPQPQPRLNVTFPIFKCEPDYSEYYCLNGGKCFTVVISDSPIYNCECQSGYVGPRCEFKDLDDSYMLTSRQLMMETASIAGGATVAVFLAILVCFGAWVRLHRRGKAPLSPERGLVQLVAVAAPRGRVQLCAAPAPAPAPPPR, from the coding sequence ATGCGAGCGAAGGGTTCGAGTTCGAAATTCGAAAGCGGTCATGTCATCGCCTCTCGGATTTCGTATAAGTCACCGTCCAATGTCAAAATCGTGCACTCACCGCGAGCGGCGAGCGTCCGGAGCCAGCGGACAATGCAGTCGTTGGTAGTGTGGTGGGCGGTGGTATCGGCGGCCTGGGCGCTGGCGGGCGCCTGCTCCAGCTCCATCTCCAAGCGGCCGGCGAGGCCGGCGCGCCCGCAGCGCCCGCCGCCGCAGCCGCAGCCGCAGCCGCGCCTGAATGTCACCTTCCCCATCTTTAAGTGCGAGCCTGATTACTCGGAATACTACTGTCTCAACGGCGGAAAGTGCTTCACCGTCGTCATCTCGGACAGCCCCATCTACAACTGTGAGTGTCAGAGTGGATACGTGGGCCCGCGGTGCGAGTTCAAGGACCTGGACGACTCGTACATGCTGACGAGCCGGCAGCTCATGATGGAGACGGCGTCGATAGCGGGCGGCGCGACGGTGGCGGTGTTCCTCGCTATTCTAGTCTGCTTCGGCGCGTGGGTGCGCCTGCACCGGCGAGGCAAGGCGCCGCTGTCGCCGGAGCGCGGGCTGGTGCAGCTGGTGGCGGTGGCGGCGCCGCGGGGCCGCGTGCAGCTGTGTGcggcgcccgcgcccgcgcccgcgcctcCTCCGCGCTAG
- the LOC125070568 gene encoding LOW QUALITY PROTEIN: general transcription factor IIH subunit 4 (The sequence of the model RefSeq protein was modified relative to this genomic sequence to represent the inferred CDS: deleted 2 bases in 1 codon; substituted 2 bases at 2 genomic stop codons), with translation MTEARFLRAPEISHRSLRGHVESETLNYVVHFVRGLQLFTEHIHTMSRSKCYTQNGAERNGIALYSTSCLCATDGRRLLHPPSADENECGELAAGRXCVPVCIEKYKTVKINVIFLAFNSXCLLTMSESSKSKSASNINPSPTLQCKDLHEYLKSRSPQFLETLYNYPTICLAVYRELPELARHFVIRLLFVEQPVPQAVVASWVTQTHAKEQSKACEALSELSVWQEAPIPGGLPGWMLAQSFKKNLKVALLGGGRPWSMSSSLEPDGKARDVAFLDAYALERWECVLHYMVGSAQTEGISADAVRILLHAGLMTRDAEDGTAVITRAGFQFLLLSTAKQVWLFLQHYLHTAEKRSLSAAECLAFLYQLSFSTLGKDYSTEGMSNNMLVFLQHLREFGLVYQRKRKAGRFYPTRLALNITCVKDGIAPLEAAASTGYILVETNYRVYAYTQTTLQVALLGLFTELIYRFPDVVVGVLTRESVRAALRGGISAQQIIRYLEQHSHPQMLKSETAGIRTSSVLPPTVVDQIQLWESERNRFTYTEGIVYNQFLSQAEFGVLREYASRCGFLTWHSERARTLVLTRAAHDDVKRFWKRYSKSS, from the exons ATGACGGAGGCGCGGTTTCTACGAGCGCCCGAGATATCGCATCGATCCCTCCGCGGGCATGTCGAAAGTGAAACACTAAACTACGTTGTACACTTTGTTCGTGGTTTACAATTATTCACGGAGCACATACACACAATGTCCCGTTCGAAATGTTATACACAAAATGGTGCTGAGCGAAACGGA ATAGCACTGTACTCGACGAGTTGTCTATGCGCGACTGACGGAAGGCGTCTACTGCATCCGCCATCTGCCGACGAGAATGAATGCGGTGAACTCGCCGCCGGGCGCTAGTGTGTGCCTGTCTGTATAGAGAAGTATA aaactgtaaaaataaatgtaatctttCTCGCTTTCAATTCGTAGTGTCTGTTAACTATGTCAGAGTCATCTAAATCAAAGTCTGCATCAAATATCAACCCATCACCTACATTACAGTGCAAGGATCTTCATGAGTATTTAAAAAGTCGGTCACCACAGTTTTTGGAGACATTATACAACTATCCGACTATATGTTTAGCTGTTTACCG TGAGTTGCCGGAGTTAGCAAGGCACTTCGTGATCCGACTGCTGTTTGTGGAGCAGCCTGTCCCACAGGCTGTGGTAGCATCATGGGTTACACAAACACATGctaa AGAACAAAGTAAAGCATGTGAGGCTCTGTCAGAGCTGTCAGTATGGCAGGAAGCACCGATACCTGGTGGGCTCCCTGGATGGATGCTCGCTCAATCATTCAAGAAAAACCTTAAAGTTGCTCTACTTGGAGG CGGGCGGCCATGGAGCATGTCGTCGTCGCTGGAGCCGGACGGCAAGGCGCGCGACGTGGCGTTCCTGGACGCGTACGCGCTGGAGCGCTGGGAGTGCGTGCTGCACTACATGGTGGGGTCGGCGCAGACCGAGGGCATCAGCGCCGACGCCGTGCGCATCCTGCTGCACGCCGGCCTCATGACCAG AGATGCAGAAGATGGCACGGCTGTGATAACAAGGGCAGGGTTCCAATTTCTACTGCTGAGCACAGCTAAACag GTGTGGCTGTTCCTGCAGCACTACCTGCACACTGCGGAGAAGCGCAGCCTGAGCGCGGCCGAGTGCCTCGCCTTCCTCTACCAGCTCAGCTTCAGCACGCTCGGAAAG GATTACAGCACAGAAGGAATGAGTAACAACATGTTGGTGTTCCTGCAGCATCTCAGGGAATTCGGACTCGTCTATCAGAGAAAG CGCAAGGCGGGCCGCTTCTACCCCACGCGGCTCGCCCTGAACATCACGTGCGTGAAGGACGGCATCGCGCCGCTGGAGGCCGCCGCCAGCACCGGGTACATCCTCGTGGAGACCAACTACCGCGTGTACGCCTACACGCAGACCACGCTGCAGGTCGCCCTGCTGGGGCTGTTCACGGAGCTCATCTACAG GTTCCCGGACGTGGTGGTGGGCGTGCTGACGCGCGAGTCGGTGCGCGCGGCGCTGCGCGGCGGCATCTCGGCGCAGCAGATCATCCGCTACCTCGAGCAGCACTCGCACCCGcag ATGTTAAAGTCCGAGACGGCCGGGATCAGAACGTCGTCGGTGTTGCCGCCCACCGTCGTGGATCAGATCCAGCTGTGGGAGAGCGAACGGAACAGGTTCACCTATACCGAGGGTATCGTCTACAACCAGTTCCTGTCTCAG GCGGAGTTCGGCGTGCTGCGCGAGTACGCGTCGCGCTGCGGGTTCCTGACGTGGCACAGCGAGCGCGCGCGCACGCTCGTGCTCACGCGCGCCGCGCACGACGACGTCAAGCGCTTCTGGAAGCGCTACTCCAAGTCGTCCTGA